In a genomic window of Longimicrobiaceae bacterium:
- a CDS encoding SusD/RagB family nutrient-binding outer membrane lipoprotein has product LYGNGPEAYSLYRRTGVPNLTPTTGAKVPSRLTYPNQESLLNTENRAAAVARSGGTSIFDKLWWEKP; this is encoded by the coding sequence GCTGTACGGCAATGGGCCCGAGGCGTACTCGCTGTACCGCCGCACCGGGGTTCCGAACCTGACGCCCACCACGGGCGCCAAGGTCCCCAGCCGTCTCACCTATCCGAACCAGGAGTCGCTCCTGAACACGGAGAACCGCGCGGCCGCAGTGGCCCGCAGCGGCGGGACGAGCATCTTCGACAAGCTGTGGTGGGAGAAGCCGTAA
- a CDS encoding TonB-dependent receptor plug domain-containing protein: MQVHTGSTPLAIAACGALLLAACAPAAHRPGGPRTGGRMGIVVNAAQMDVRGANLLGALQGHVPGMGVRHPVNASCPAITLRGPKSLVGSNDPLVYVDGTRAINTCVLEMLSAADVQRVEVYPAGIAAQPGYDFSANGLILVFLQTGADDGAPETTTGE, translated from the coding sequence ATGCAGGTCCACACGGGCAGCACCCCACTCGCCATCGCCGCATGCGGCGCGCTGCTGCTGGCCGCATGCGCTCCCGCGGCGCACCGACCCGGCGGGCCGCGCACGGGCGGGCGGATGGGCATCGTGGTCAACGCCGCGCAGATGGACGTGCGCGGCGCGAACCTGCTGGGGGCGCTCCAGGGCCACGTGCCCGGCATGGGCGTGCGGCACCCGGTGAACGCCAGCTGCCCGGCGATCACGCTGCGCGGTCCCAAGAGCCTGGTGGGCTCCAACGACCCGCTGGTGTACGTGGACGGCACCCGCGCCATCAACACCTGCGTGCTGGAGATGCTGAGCGCCGCCGACGTGCAGCGCGTGGAGGTCTACCCGGCCGGCATCGCCGCACAGCCCGGCTACGACTTCAGCGCCAACGGCCTCATCCTCGTCTTCCTCCAGACCGGCGCCGACGACGGCGCGCCGGAGACGACCACCGGGGAGTAG
- a CDS encoding helix-turn-helix transcriptional regulator: protein MDIVSAFRHRLREAIDRRGISQTSLARELEVRDATVSDWLTGRRMPSGVIFLRLPELLEVDGHWLLTGEQPRRNGDWMDGLTEDDRDQVVSLVGAALGVLRERQPEPAPVDFLRIRAPGAGERPVLEARGVRLRPGRRVAAGREG, encoded by the coding sequence ATGGACATCGTCTCCGCTTTCCGCCACCGCCTGCGTGAGGCCATCGACCGGCGCGGGATCTCGCAGACGTCGCTCGCCCGCGAGCTGGAGGTGCGCGACGCCACCGTGAGCGACTGGCTCACCGGCCGCCGCATGCCCAGCGGCGTCATCTTCCTGCGCCTCCCCGAGCTGCTGGAGGTGGACGGCCACTGGCTGCTCACCGGCGAGCAGCCCCGCCGCAACGGCGACTGGATGGATGGCCTGACCGAGGACGACCGCGACCAGGTGGTCTCGCTGGTGGGCGCCGCCCTGGGCGTGCTGCGCGAGCGCCAGCCGGAGCCCGCGCCTGTGGACTTCCTGCGGATCAGGGCACCAGGCGCAGGTGAGCGGCCCGTGCTCGAAGCGAGAGGCGTCCGCCTGCGCCCGGGCCGCCGTGTGGCTGCCGGCCGCGAGGGCTGA